Within the Marixanthomonas sp. SCSIO 43207 genome, the region AAGCAATAATGATAAAACCTAATGGAATTACTATTGCATACAGTTTTGTAAAACCTTTTACCGCTTTTGAAAATTTATTATTCCATCCCATTGTTTGAAAGGAAGAAGCAAATCCGTGCCATAAATGAAACATAAGTAATATGAATGCTATCACATAAATCCCAGTTCTAACCGGGCTTTCAAATTTATGTACCAATTCACCATAATAACGAGTAGCGTCTGTAGGGTTTGCTTCTACATATTTATATACAATTTCCGGAACCCAAAAATCATAAAAATGCAATCCTAAAAAGGCCAAAACCACAGCTCCTGAAATAATCATATTTCTAGAAGCCCAAGTAGAATTATTGTTTCCTTTATATGACTTATAACCTATATTTCGGGCTTTATTGTTTTTAAGTTCCAATATAATACCCATTACAAAGTGAAATACAACACCAAATATTAATACAGGTTGTAATACAAACTGTACTATAGGATTGGTTCCCATAAAGTGAGACCAACTGTTAAACGTTTCTTCAGAAAAAACCGAAGAAAAGTTTATTGTAAAATGTTGTGCAAGAAAGAATACAAGAAATAGACCTGAAAGGGCCATCGCCACTTTTTTGGCGATCGAAGCGGATAATATTCCCATTAGTGTTTAATTTTTGAAAAATTAAGGTATACAAAAATACTACTGAAAAAGCTTTCAGCAAAAAGTATCAATTGTTTTCCTGTTTATTTAGAATTGTTTTAAATACAAACGCTATTCAACCTCAAGTTTTTGAGTTTTTTCTCTACCGTTAATTGTCACAACAACTTGATAAGTTCCTTTAGACAAATAATACGCTCCATTATCTGCTTTTTTAGGTTTACTTTTAGAAGCTTTAAGAGCTTTTAC harbors:
- a CDS encoding succinate dehydrogenase cytochrome b subunit, which translates into the protein MGILSASIAKKVAMALSGLFLVFFLAQHFTINFSSVFSEETFNSWSHFMGTNPIVQFVLQPVLIFGVVFHFVMGIILELKNNKARNIGYKSYKGNNNSTWASRNMIISGAVVLAFLGLHFYDFWVPEIVYKYVEANPTDATRYYGELVHKFESPVRTGIYVIAFILLMFHLWHGFASSFQTMGWNNKFSKAVKGFTKLYAIVIPLGFIIIALYHHFNQFSH